The following coding sequences are from one Geodermatophilus normandii window:
- a CDS encoding bifunctional MFS transporter/dTMP kinase — protein MSDGQAATPGVRPGGSSASGRASDNALLALVRIPVFRRMWAAIAVSSLGDWLGLLATTALAQQLTRDESLGVQGAAISGVILTRLLPDLLLGPVAGALADRLDRRTTVVVGDLLACGLYLSIGLSYELTWLYVAQFLVEAVGLFTNPAKQAIWVAIVPRERLAVANQVSLFSVYGAVPVASLLFALLSTVARVFPGSGQSGDARTAIVVALLFNAATFALSATTVLLSRRLIPPTPTDRQASSNVFSLIAEGVSFLRGQPLMRALYVGVIGAFGAGGLIIGVAQLYIATLDAGAAGYGVVFGIVFTGLALGMLVGPRILPTIPRRTLFARSIGLAGIALLAMSLLQDFVLATGAAFLVGLFAGISWIIGYTLIGFEVEDRLRGRVFAFVVSSVRIVLLLAVAVGPGLAGVLGTHDLRVGELMLTLTGPGLTLMIGGALALLVSAYAVRQVVPRGRPGTRARDVFRLLWGSSDILSASASTTGLFLVVEGADRDLTRRYTADLAQVLRECGCPVVATHEPSDTALGRQVRTLLYPPAPDPTAGVTDGEGHPVAAYTAALLAAADRAEHVATVIRPALQRREVVVCNHYVDTSIAFQGAGQGLDADRIYRTSLWATRGLLPDLTVVVDSPVTAGPADADADAVRAAFLDRADAAPDRYVVVPGELLGTDGSPEGSGLVSAAVRRRITALLAQRYPELGETRADGASGAADPPVGAARTGTGGIAGGSVG, from the coding sequence GTGAGCGACGGACAGGCGGCGACCCCCGGCGTGCGCCCGGGCGGGTCGTCGGCCAGCGGCCGGGCGTCGGACAACGCCCTGCTCGCCCTGGTCCGCATCCCGGTGTTCCGGCGCATGTGGGCGGCGATCGCCGTCTCCAGCCTCGGCGACTGGCTGGGCCTCCTGGCGACCACGGCGCTGGCCCAGCAGCTCACCCGCGACGAGTCGCTCGGGGTCCAGGGCGCGGCGATCTCCGGAGTCATCCTCACGAGGCTGCTGCCCGACCTCCTCCTCGGCCCCGTCGCCGGCGCCCTGGCCGACCGCCTCGACCGCCGCACCACCGTCGTCGTCGGGGACCTGCTGGCCTGCGGGCTGTACCTGTCGATCGGGCTGAGCTACGAGCTGACCTGGCTCTACGTCGCCCAGTTCCTCGTCGAGGCCGTGGGCCTGTTCACCAACCCGGCCAAGCAGGCGATCTGGGTGGCGATCGTCCCGCGCGAGCGGCTGGCCGTGGCCAACCAGGTCTCGCTGTTCAGCGTCTACGGCGCGGTCCCGGTGGCCTCGCTGCTGTTCGCGCTGCTCTCCACCGTCGCCCGGGTGTTCCCCGGCAGCGGCCAGAGCGGGGACGCGCGGACGGCGATCGTCGTCGCCCTGCTGTTCAACGCCGCGACCTTCGCGCTCTCGGCCACCACCGTGCTGCTCTCGCGCCGGCTCATCCCGCCGACGCCGACCGACCGCCAGGCGTCGTCGAACGTGTTCTCCCTCATCGCCGAGGGCGTCTCGTTCCTGCGCGGCCAGCCGCTGATGCGCGCCCTGTACGTCGGCGTCATCGGGGCGTTCGGCGCGGGCGGGCTGATCATCGGCGTCGCCCAGCTCTACATCGCCACGCTGGACGCCGGTGCGGCCGGTTACGGCGTCGTGTTCGGCATCGTGTTCACCGGGCTGGCCCTCGGCATGCTGGTCGGGCCGCGGATCCTGCCCACCATCCCGCGGCGCACCCTGTTCGCCCGCTCGATCGGGCTGGCCGGCATCGCGCTGCTGGCCATGTCGCTGCTGCAGGACTTCGTGCTCGCCACGGGTGCGGCGTTCCTCGTCGGCCTGTTCGCCGGGATCTCCTGGATCATCGGCTACACGCTCATCGGCTTCGAGGTCGAGGACCGGCTGCGCGGGCGGGTGTTCGCCTTCGTCGTCTCCTCGGTGCGCATCGTGCTGCTGCTGGCGGTCGCCGTCGGCCCGGGCCTGGCCGGCGTGCTCGGCACCCACGACCTGCGCGTCGGCGAGCTCATGCTCACCCTCACCGGCCCCGGGCTGACCCTGATGATCGGCGGCGCGCTCGCCCTGCTGGTCAGCGCCTACGCCGTCCGCCAGGTCGTCCCGCGCGGGCGGCCGGGCACGCGCGCCCGCGACGTGTTCCGGCTGCTGTGGGGCAGCTCGGACATCCTCTCGGCCTCGGCCAGCACCACCGGGCTGTTCCTCGTCGTCGAGGGCGCCGACCGCGACCTCACGCGCCGCTACACCGCCGACCTCGCCCAGGTGCTGCGCGAGTGCGGGTGCCCGGTGGTGGCCACGCACGAGCCCAGCGACACCGCGCTCGGCCGGCAGGTCCGCACGCTGCTCTACCCGCCGGCACCGGACCCGACGGCCGGCGTGACCGACGGCGAGGGCCACCCGGTGGCGGCCTACACCGCCGCGCTCCTCGCCGCGGCCGACCGCGCCGAGCACGTGGCCACGGTGATCCGGCCGGCGCTGCAGCGGCGCGAGGTCGTCGTGTGCAACCACTACGTGGACACCTCGATCGCCTTCCAGGGCGCCGGGCAGGGCCTCGACGCCGACCGCATCTACCGCACGTCGCTGTGGGCCACCCGCGGCCTGCTGCCCGACCTCACCGTGGTCGTGGACTCCCCCGTCACCGCAGGTCCCGCCGACGCCGACGCCGACGCGGTGCGCGCGGCCTTCCTCGACCGGGCCGACGCCGCGCCGGACCGCTACGTCGTCGTCCCGGGCGAGCTGCTCGGCACCGACGGCAGCCCCGAGGGCTCCGGGCTCGTCTCGGCCGCCGTCCGCCGCAGGATCACCGCCCTGCTGGCGCAGCGCTACCCCGAGCTCGGCGAGACCCGTGCCGACGGCGCCTCGGGCGCCGCCGACCCGCCGGTCGGCGCAGCACGGACCGGTACCGGGGGGATCGCCGGCGGCTCCGTAGGCTGA
- a CDS encoding Ppx/GppA phosphatase family protein codes for MRLGVLDVGSNTVHLLVVDAHRGGHPTPTYDDRAVLRLAEHVGKDDVLSKAGEKALLNAVGKACKRAEEQGCDEVLALVTSAIREAVNGLEVLDRVRAQTGVDLQVTSGEEEARLTFLAVRRWYGWSAGRLLVLDIGGGSLELASGVDEDPEVALSVPLGAGRMTRRFLSGAAEGGKPDLAKLEALQEHAADVLRPAARKLRAAGTPDLVAATSKTFRTLARLTGAAPYSAGLRVDRNLTLDGLGQLIGFVSRIESRGLAELRGVSPDRAHQVPAGAVVAQAAMQALELPSVKICPWALREGVILRRLDSLGGA; via the coding sequence ATGCGGCTCGGGGTGCTGGACGTCGGCTCGAACACCGTCCACCTGCTGGTGGTCGACGCCCACCGCGGCGGCCACCCGACCCCGACCTACGACGACCGGGCCGTCCTGCGGCTGGCCGAGCACGTCGGCAAGGACGACGTCCTGTCGAAGGCCGGCGAGAAGGCCCTGCTCAACGCCGTGGGCAAGGCGTGCAAGCGGGCCGAGGAGCAGGGCTGCGACGAGGTGCTCGCGCTGGTCACCTCCGCGATCCGCGAGGCGGTCAACGGCCTGGAGGTGCTCGACCGCGTCCGCGCGCAGACCGGCGTCGACCTGCAGGTGACCAGCGGCGAGGAGGAGGCGCGGCTGACCTTCCTCGCCGTGCGCCGGTGGTACGGGTGGAGCGCCGGCCGGCTGCTCGTCCTCGACATCGGCGGCGGCTCGCTGGAGCTGGCCAGCGGCGTGGACGAGGACCCCGAGGTCGCGTTGTCGGTGCCGCTCGGCGCCGGGCGGATGACGCGCCGCTTCCTCTCCGGGGCCGCCGAGGGCGGCAAGCCCGACCTCGCCAAGCTCGAGGCGCTGCAGGAGCACGCCGCCGACGTCCTCCGCCCGGCGGCGAGGAAGCTGCGGGCGGCCGGGACGCCGGACCTGGTCGCGGCGACGAGCAAGACGTTCCGCACCCTCGCCCGGCTGACCGGCGCGGCCCCCTACTCGGCCGGCCTGCGGGTCGACCGCAACCTCACCCTCGACGGACTCGGCCAGCTGATCGGCTTCGTGTCCCGCATCGAGTCCCGCGGCCTGGCGGAGCTGCGCGGCGTGTCGCCCGACCGCGCCCACCAGGTCCCGGCCGGCGCGGTGGTGGCGCAGGCCGCCATGCAGGCGCTGGAACTACCCTCCGTCAAGATCTGTCCGTGGGCGCTGCGCGAGGGCGTCATCCTGCGGCGACTGGACTCCTTGGGAGGCGCGTGA